The proteins below come from a single Blastocatellia bacterium genomic window:
- a CDS encoding LeuA family protein codes for MNKDELIYDWNVVGRKEAASRRVELNDESLRDGLQSPSVIDPPIEQKINLLHLMDSLGIHSADIGLPGAGPRAVADVTRLAEEIVACKLDIQPNCAARTVLADIIPIVEISQEVGIPIEACTFIGSSPIRQYAEGWSLEMMLTATEEAVKFATSHGLPVMYVTEDTTRAHPDTVRALYRTAIEAGARRICVCDTVGHATPEGVRALIAYVKEIIHDVGPDLEIKVDWHGHQDRGLGVINTIAAFEAGADRLHGTALGIGERVGNAPMDQLLVNLKLMGYIDNDLTNLARYCEAASAATGVPIPVSYPVVGRDAFRTATGVHAAAVIKAFRKGDDWLADAVYSGVPARVFGREQEIEIGPMSGKSNVIFWLERHGIEPTAERVERLFNRAKLSASVLTTDEIMQSV; via the coding sequence TGACGAATCGTTGCGCGATGGCTTGCAGTCGCCTTCAGTGATTGACCCGCCCATCGAGCAGAAGATCAACTTGCTCCACCTGATGGATTCGCTCGGCATTCATAGCGCAGACATCGGGCTGCCGGGAGCCGGGCCGCGCGCCGTCGCCGACGTGACGCGGCTCGCTGAAGAGATCGTCGCCTGTAAGCTCGACATCCAGCCGAACTGTGCCGCCCGCACAGTGCTGGCCGACATCATCCCCATCGTCGAAATCTCGCAGGAGGTCGGCATTCCTATCGAAGCCTGCACCTTTATCGGCTCCAGCCCGATTCGCCAGTACGCCGAAGGCTGGTCGCTTGAGATGATGCTGACGGCGACCGAAGAGGCGGTGAAGTTCGCAACCTCGCACGGGCTGCCGGTGATGTACGTGACTGAAGACACGACGCGGGCGCATCCCGACACGGTGCGCGCGCTCTACCGCACAGCCATTGAAGCGGGGGCGCGGCGCATCTGCGTCTGCGACACCGTCGGCCACGCTACGCCCGAAGGCGTGCGTGCCTTGATCGCTTACGTCAAAGAGATCATTCACGACGTAGGGCCGGACTTAGAGATCAAGGTGGACTGGCACGGCCACCAGGATCGCGGCCTCGGCGTCATCAACACGATTGCCGCGTTTGAAGCGGGCGCCGACCGCTTGCATGGCACAGCGCTCGGCATCGGCGAGCGCGTCGGCAATGCGCCGATGGATCAATTGCTGGTCAATCTCAAGCTGATGGGCTACATCGATAACGACCTGACGAACCTGGCGCGTTACTGCGAAGCGGCGAGCGCGGCCACAGGCGTGCCGATCCCTGTCAGCTACCCTGTCGTCGGCCGCGACGCTTTCCGCACGGCGACCGGTGTGCATGCGGCGGCGGTCATCAAAGCGTTTCGCAAAGGCGACGACTGGCTTGCCGACGCCGTCTATTCGGGCGTGCCGGCGCGCGTCTTTGGGCGCGAGCAGGAGATCGAAATCGGCCCGATGAGCGGCAAATCGAATGTCATCTTCTGGCTCGAACGCCACGGCATCGAGCCGACCGCGGAGCGCGTCGAGCGCCTCTTTAATCGCGCCAAACTGAGCGCCTCGGTGCTGACCACCGACGAAATTATGCAGAGCGTTTGA
- a CDS encoding M20/M25/M40 family metallo-hydrolase, producing the protein MQSSFNPQSAIRNPQSRALLYAPQVRQAFAFIEATDSETHDEMMRICEIPAPPFKEHARAAYLKRRFEEIGLKRVRTDAEGNVIAERPGRSAAPAIVIAAHLDTVFPEGTDVRVRRDGVRYYAPGISDNTSGVISLIALARALEAAQVATTGTIYFVGTVGEEGEGNLRGVRHLFTAGDFRAGLDAFISIDGPGVERITTRALGSRRYRVTVTGPGGHSWGDFGIVNPVHALGRAIARFAAYPAPLAPRTSFNVGIIEGGNSVNSIPQRASMIVDMRSVSSEEIDKLEVYLRRVVELGLREENAQRAMSGTTLAVELEQIGDRPSGETPVSAPIVQAAIGCSRALGIEPRLDCSSTDSNIPISMGLPAITVGAGGLSSNCHTLGEWYEPTGRELGLKRLLLLTVTLAGLVN; encoded by the coding sequence ATGCAATCATCGTTTAATCCGCAATCCGCAATCCGCAATCCGCAATCGCGGGCTCTGCTCTACGCGCCGCAGGTGCGCCAGGCCTTCGCTTTCATCGAGGCCACCGACAGCGAAACCCACGACGAGATGATGCGCATCTGCGAGATTCCTGCGCCGCCGTTCAAAGAGCATGCCCGCGCCGCTTACCTCAAGCGCCGCTTTGAAGAGATCGGCCTCAAGCGTGTGCGCACGGACGCCGAAGGCAATGTGATCGCCGAGCGGCCGGGCCGCAGCGCCGCGCCGGCCATCGTCATCGCCGCGCACCTGGACACGGTCTTCCCCGAAGGCACAGACGTGCGCGTGCGCCGCGACGGCGTACGCTACTACGCGCCGGGCATCAGCGATAACACATCGGGCGTCATCAGCTTGATCGCGCTGGCGCGGGCGCTCGAAGCGGCGCAGGTCGCCACCACCGGCACCATCTATTTCGTCGGCACCGTCGGCGAAGAAGGCGAAGGCAACCTGCGCGGCGTGCGTCACCTGTTCACGGCGGGCGACTTTCGCGCCGGCCTCGACGCGTTCATCTCGATTGATGGGCCGGGGGTCGAGCGCATCACGACGCGGGCGCTCGGCTCGCGCCGCTATCGCGTGACGGTCACAGGGCCGGGCGGCCATTCGTGGGGCGACTTCGGCATCGTCAACCCTGTGCATGCGCTGGGCCGCGCGATTGCCCGCTTTGCCGCCTACCCGGCACCGCTCGCGCCGCGCACCTCGTTCAATGTCGGCATCATCGAAGGCGGCAACTCGGTCAATTCGATTCCGCAGCGCGCCAGCATGATCGTTGACATGCGCTCGGTGTCGAGCGAAGAGATCGATAAGCTCGAAGTTTATTTGCGGCGCGTCGTCGAGCTGGGCTTGCGTGAAGAGAATGCGCAGCGGGCAATGAGCGGCACGACGCTGGCCGTCGAGCTTGAGCAGATTGGCGACCGCCCTTCGGGCGAAACGCCGGTGAGCGCGCCCATCGTCCAGGCAGCGATTGGCTGCTCGCGCGCTTTAGGCATCGAGCCGCGCCTCGACTGTTCTTCGACCGACTCGAACATCCCCATCTCGATGGGCCTGCCGGCCATCACGGTCGGCGCCGGCGGCCTGTCGAGCAACTGCCACACACTCGGCGAATGGTACGAGCCGACGGGCCGCGAGCTTGGCTTAAAGCGGCTGCTGCTGCTCACCGTCACGCTCGCCGGGCTGGTGAATTAA
- a CDS encoding VTT domain-containing protein, with protein MNKFLFNLLGIKQSLQTFGEWLVTLGPFGLFAISLIDSAGLPLPGGPDAVMILLSARSHALVPLYAVAASFGSTIGCTVMYWVARRAGMLALRKIEPARRARIENLLGRYDMLAIMATAILPPPFPFKPFVLSAGVFKLRLSRFIIAVFAGRLVRFSIEGLLAIAFGEAAGEQIKRHGLKVLLAVAIVATLLIVFNILRSRRARGLTAPELQPPIE; from the coding sequence ATGAACAAATTTCTTTTTAACCTGCTGGGGATCAAACAGAGCTTGCAGACGTTCGGCGAATGGCTGGTGACGCTGGGGCCGTTCGGCCTGTTTGCCATCTCGCTGATCGATTCGGCGGGCCTGCCGCTGCCGGGCGGGCCGGACGCCGTGATGATTCTATTGAGCGCCAGAAGCCATGCGCTGGTGCCGCTTTACGCCGTCGCCGCGAGCTTCGGCTCGACCATCGGCTGCACGGTCATGTACTGGGTGGCGCGGCGCGCAGGGATGCTGGCGCTCCGCAAGATCGAGCCGGCGCGCCGCGCCCGCATCGAAAACCTGCTTGGGCGCTATGATATGCTGGCCATTATGGCGACAGCGATTCTGCCGCCGCCATTCCCGTTTAAGCCGTTTGTGCTGTCGGCGGGCGTCTTCAAGCTGAGGCTGTCGCGCTTCATCATCGCCGTCTTCGCGGGCCGCCTGGTGCGCTTCTCGATTGAAGGCCTGCTGGCCATCGCGTTTGGCGAGGCAGCGGGTGAACAGATCAAGCGGCATGGCTTGAAAGTCCTGCTGGCGGTTGCCATTGTTGCAACCTTGCTGATTGTCTTCAACATCCTACGATCACGCCGCGCTCGCGGCCTTACGGCCCCGGAGCTTCAGCCGCCAATCGAATAA
- a CDS encoding SpoIID/LytB domain-containing protein, which yields MPRLLVAIALMILAAPHGRAETVRMGLFGLFKPQVVEARVVSGDGVAMDLNRLTGSRQLSAGSRVRLQLVGEQLQITISDARGGIRQTFNAAEARLRAGSEATLELTLPGKLRRTVRGDLIVTAGDKSLRGALKIVLTTEREAAVASIVAAETEARAPEALKALAIVVRTYMLSHTGRHAADGFDFCDTTHCQLYRGESDLAAEAARPVVLSAVAATAGEHLSFAGEPVETYFSASCGGWTATPRMVWGGACAYPYRRQRCQWCRASSHYRWARQIDARAIINALAAAIGAPLSPSTEVAVDGDDAGFVRGVSIRDSGRGWTMSGDEFRRATGRRLGWNVVLSGSFTVTRRGAQMIFSGRGFGSQVGLCLAGAVAQARSGRRYEEILRFYFPQAQVSRRSQTE from the coding sequence ATGCCGAGACTGCTTGTCGCCATTGCGTTGATGATCCTGGCCGCGCCCCACGGGCGCGCCGAGACCGTGCGCATGGGGCTGTTCGGCCTGTTTAAGCCGCAGGTCGTCGAAGCACGGGTGGTTTCGGGCGACGGCGTGGCGATGGACCTTAATCGCCTGACCGGCAGTCGCCAGCTTAGCGCCGGCAGCCGCGTGCGCTTGCAGCTGGTTGGCGAGCAGTTGCAGATAACCATCAGCGATGCGCGGGGCGGCATCCGGCAAACCTTCAATGCCGCGGAAGCGCGGCTGCGCGCCGGCTCGGAAGCGACGCTGGAGTTAACCCTGCCGGGCAAGCTGCGCCGCACGGTGCGTGGCGATCTAATAGTCACCGCAGGCGACAAGAGTCTGCGCGGCGCGTTGAAGATCGTCCTGACGACCGAGCGCGAAGCGGCAGTCGCTTCCATCGTCGCCGCTGAGACCGAGGCGCGCGCGCCCGAAGCCTTAAAGGCGCTGGCCATCGTCGTGCGCACTTACATGCTTTCGCACACGGGCCGGCACGCCGCCGACGGTTTTGATTTTTGTGACACGACGCACTGCCAGCTCTATCGCGGCGAAAGCGACCTGGCCGCCGAAGCCGCGCGCCCCGTGGTTTTGAGCGCCGTCGCCGCGACCGCCGGTGAGCATCTGAGCTTTGCGGGCGAGCCCGTTGAAACTTACTTCAGCGCCTCGTGCGGCGGATGGACGGCGACGCCGCGGATGGTCTGGGGCGGCGCGTGTGCTTACCCTTACCGCCGGCAACGCTGTCAGTGGTGCCGCGCTTCGAGCCATTACCGCTGGGCGCGGCAGATCGATGCGCGGGCGATTATCAACGCGCTGGCAGCGGCTATAGGCGCGCCGCTTTCACCGAGCACAGAGGTCGCGGTTGACGGCGACGACGCCGGCTTTGTGCGCGGTGTGAGCATACGCGACAGCGGGCGCGGGTGGACGATGAGCGGCGACGAATTTCGCCGCGCCACCGGGCGACGGCTCGGCTGGAACGTGGTCCTGAGCGGCAGCTTCACCGTGACGCGGCGCGGCGCTCAGATGATTTTTAGTGGCCGCGGCTTCGGCAGCCAGGTCGGCTTGTGTCTGGCCGGCGCGGTGGCGCAGGCGCGCAGCGGGCGGCGCTATGAAGAAATCCTGCGCTTCTACTTTCCGCAGGCGCAGGTCAGCCGCCGCTCGCAAACTGAATGA
- a CDS encoding AAA family ATPase, whose product MQELRTNTNNRVPLNPDLKSPRAQEFETKLAGLIVGQERAVRRISGLYQIYLAGMQNPGRPIGTMLFLGPTGSGKTRVVEAAAEVLFNDNNAVVKIDCAEFQHSHEIAKLIGSPPGYLGHRETAPMLTQENLDKYHTDNDKLTFVLFDEIEKASDALWQLLLGILDKATLTLGDNRRVDFSRCMIFLTSNLGAKEMSELITGSIGFAPARGKGMIEDDVDQKIYRTASEAAKRKFSPEFMNRIDKVVVFRSLKEHHLRQILELELSQVQSRIMRGTGEKFVFNCTNEAKSFLLDEGIDFKYGARHLKRAIERFLVYPISNLVATKQVATGDLVVIDFDGATGKLVFTKEEGGALVDPYRERYKEMWDSEEGERAAEAAASDGGLTTAPLKAIEK is encoded by the coding sequence GTGCAAGAACTAAGAACGAATACAAATAATCGCGTACCGCTGAATCCCGATCTGAAAAGCCCCCGCGCACAGGAATTCGAAACCAAGCTGGCGGGGCTGATCGTCGGTCAGGAGCGCGCCGTGCGCCGCATCTCCGGCCTCTATCAGATTTACCTCGCGGGAATGCAGAACCCTGGCCGCCCCATCGGCACGATGCTGTTTCTGGGGCCGACGGGTTCGGGCAAGACGCGCGTTGTCGAAGCGGCTGCCGAAGTGCTGTTCAATGACAACAACGCCGTCGTCAAGATCGATTGCGCGGAGTTTCAGCACTCGCACGAGATTGCCAAGCTGATCGGCTCGCCGCCGGGCTATCTCGGTCACCGCGAGACCGCGCCGATGCTGACGCAAGAGAACCTCGACAAGTACCACACGGACAACGACAAGCTGACCTTTGTGCTGTTTGACGAGATCGAAAAAGCGAGCGACGCGCTCTGGCAGTTGCTTTTGGGCATCCTCGACAAAGCGACGCTGACCTTGGGTGACAACCGCCGCGTCGACTTTTCGCGCTGCATGATCTTTCTGACCTCGAACCTGGGCGCGAAAGAGATGAGCGAATTGATCACCGGCTCGATTGGCTTTGCGCCGGCGCGCGGCAAAGGCATGATCGAAGATGACGTTGATCAGAAGATCTACCGCACCGCTTCGGAGGCCGCCAAGCGCAAATTCTCGCCCGAATTCATGAACCGCATCGATAAAGTGGTGGTCTTCCGCAGCCTCAAGGAACATCACCTGCGGCAGATTCTTGAGCTTGAGCTGTCGCAGGTGCAGAGCCGCATCATGCGCGGCACCGGCGAGAAGTTCGTCTTCAACTGCACGAACGAAGCCAAGAGCTTTCTGCTCGACGAGGGCATAGACTTCAAGTACGGCGCGCGTCACTTAAAGCGCGCCATCGAGCGCTTCCTGGTCTACCCGATTTCGAATTTGGTGGCGACCAAGCAGGTGGCGACCGGCGACCTCGTGGTCATCGATTTCGACGGCGCCACCGGCAAGCTCGTCTTCACCAAAGAGGAAGGCGGGGCGCTGGTTGATCCGTATCGCGAGCGCTACAAAGAGATGTGGGACTCGGAAGAGGGCGAGCGCGCCGCCGAGGCCGCGGCCAGTGATGGCGGGTTGACCACCGCGCCGTTGAAGGCCATCGAAAAGTAA
- a CDS encoding alpha/beta hydrolase, whose translation MRLFFANHRGIAANVHLVREESIVRRTLLMLVCALGLSGLAAGVAESAQANRPTRSNQQQADVRKVGVWQPPSGLKQIPIWPNGAPDMADIAQPAERVEVTKAPDVVAGQPYTVVYDVTSPTMTVFPPRGKNTGASMVVFPGGGFQLLAMDLEGTEICDWMTAKGITCVLLKYRVPKSNHSWDKDCNCAITPKVPRALQDAQRTIRLVRARVKELNLDPNKIGVIGFSAGGYLVAQTSNIFKPTYKPVDEADKLSSRPDFAVALYPGHLCRAGATLDPGIHITKQTPPTFLLQAWNDPVDDICNSTVYARALDDAGVPAEVHLFAKGGHAFGLRRTEHPVAMWPSLVENWLKEIGIL comes from the coding sequence TTGCGATTGTTCTTTGCGAATCATCGGGGGATCGCCGCCAATGTCCATTTAGTCAGGGAGGAATCGATAGTGCGCCGAACTTTGCTAATGCTTGTATGCGCCTTGGGATTGTCGGGCTTGGCGGCCGGCGTCGCCGAGTCGGCGCAAGCGAATAGGCCGACGAGATCAAATCAGCAACAAGCAGATGTCAGGAAGGTCGGCGTTTGGCAGCCGCCTTCAGGATTGAAACAAATCCCGATCTGGCCGAACGGCGCGCCGGATATGGCGGATATCGCTCAACCAGCCGAGAGAGTTGAGGTCACGAAGGCTCCGGATGTCGTCGCGGGCCAGCCTTACACCGTAGTCTATGACGTAACCTCTCCAACCATGACGGTCTTTCCGCCCAGGGGTAAGAATACCGGCGCGTCAATGGTGGTTTTCCCCGGCGGTGGATTCCAGCTTTTGGCGATGGACCTTGAAGGAACTGAAATATGTGACTGGATGACAGCCAAAGGCATTACATGCGTCTTGCTCAAGTATCGCGTTCCCAAAAGTAATCACTCCTGGGACAAGGATTGCAATTGCGCCATCACACCCAAAGTCCCCCGCGCACTTCAGGACGCGCAAAGAACAATCAGGCTCGTTCGTGCGAGGGTGAAGGAGTTGAACCTAGACCCCAACAAGATTGGTGTAATAGGCTTCTCGGCAGGCGGCTATCTGGTCGCGCAGACCAGCAACATCTTCAAGCCGACATACAAGCCGGTCGATGAAGCCGACAAGCTAAGCAGCCGCCCCGACTTCGCCGTCGCGCTTTATCCGGGTCACCTGTGCCGCGCCGGCGCGACGCTCGATCCCGGCATACACATCACAAAGCAAACGCCGCCGACGTTCCTGTTGCAAGCGTGGAATGACCCGGTGGACGACATCTGCAACAGCACGGTTTATGCGCGTGCCCTTGATGACGCGGGCGTCCCGGCAGAGGTCCATCTCTTTGCCAAGGGCGGGCACGCCTTCGGCCTGAGGCGCACCGAACATCCGGTGGCGATGTGGCCTTCGCTCGTGGAGAACTGGCTCAAGGAAATCGGGATTTTGTAG
- a CDS encoding TIGR03118 family protein, with protein sequence MTVITFALTVGMTLCLSTNAAAQHYQQTNLVSDVPGMAPTTDPNLVNPWGLARSSSSPWWVADNGTGVSTLYNGSGGIVPLVVTIPVQPGGTPPASPTGVVFNGTSSDFFGDRFIFDTEEGTISGWSSGTSAVLRVNRNGSAIYKGITIAQINGVNYLYAANFYAGTVEVFDRNYMLVTLPAGAFSDPAVPAGFAPFNVQAAGGMLFVTYAKQDADKEDEVAGPGLGYVDAFDSAGHLLLRLQSGMWMNAPWGVVIPPPGFSGGPAVGGPGAFGVSNEVLIGQFGSGQIAVFDLKTGNFRGFLLNTSNQPITIDGLWALGFGNGGSAGPTNTLYFTAGIDDEQHGLFGTITPVP encoded by the coding sequence ATGACCGTCATCACCTTTGCGCTGACGGTTGGAATGACGCTCTGTCTTTCAACGAACGCCGCGGCGCAGCATTATCAACAGACCAACCTGGTTTCGGACGTGCCCGGAATGGCCCCGACGACCGATCCGAACCTGGTTAATCCCTGGGGATTGGCGCGCAGCTCAAGCAGCCCGTGGTGGGTGGCCGATAACGGCACAGGGGTTTCGACGCTGTATAACGGCTCGGGCGGCATTGTGCCGCTGGTCGTGACGATCCCTGTGCAACCCGGAGGGACGCCGCCGGCTTCGCCTACAGGCGTCGTCTTCAACGGCACCAGCTCAGACTTCTTTGGCGACCGCTTCATCTTTGACACCGAAGAGGGAACGATCTCCGGTTGGAGCAGCGGCACCAGCGCCGTCTTGCGGGTGAACCGCAACGGTTCAGCGATCTATAAGGGAATCACCATCGCGCAAATCAATGGCGTCAACTACCTTTATGCCGCCAATTTTTACGCGGGCACGGTCGAAGTCTTTGATCGGAACTATATGCTGGTGACGCTGCCGGCAGGGGCCTTTTCCGACCCGGCGGTGCCGGCAGGCTTCGCCCCCTTCAACGTGCAAGCGGCGGGCGGCATGCTCTTTGTCACCTATGCCAAACAGGACGCCGATAAAGAGGACGAGGTTGCCGGGCCGGGACTCGGCTATGTCGATGCCTTCGACTCGGCGGGTCATCTGTTGCTGCGCCTGCAATCCGGCATGTGGATGAATGCGCCCTGGGGCGTGGTAATTCCGCCGCCGGGTTTCAGCGGCGGCCCCGCCGTCGGCGGGCCGGGCGCGTTCGGCGTCAGCAACGAAGTGTTGATCGGCCAGTTCGGCAGCGGCCAGATTGCCGTCTTCGATCTGAAGACCGGAAACTTCCGCGGCTTTCTGCTCAATACCAGCAACCAGCCGATAACCATTGATGGGCTCTGGGCTCTGGGCTTCGGCAATGGAGGCAGCGCCGGGCCGACAAACACCCTCTATTTCACCGCCGGCATCGACGACGAACAGCATGGGCTGTTCGGCACGATCACGCCTGTCCCGTAA
- a CDS encoding DUF5602 domain-containing protein, which yields MMTYRVIEILSVPLILFAISPMALGQSAGNQRATASPVYAMSADAGKGAMPGAPAFVAGAARPLGKGAARPWVKLDRDGNPTAIGVTFDEAALDGLPTDLPHGQHGTEHVLALPPQAAPFDHIMINWNPHGHEPDNIYTVQHFDFHFYLISEQERTSITAQGDDLIKTKRRPSAEFVPEGYVYAPDSEVPQMGAHWIDPLSHEFHGQAFTKTMLYGSYDGRIIFVEPMITRAYLLTKPNMTEPIKLPARYAKPGYYPTQYSIKYDAEKKEYTVSIEGMTRR from the coding sequence ATGATGACTTACAGAGTGATAGAAATTTTGAGTGTGCCTCTGATCCTATTCGCCATCAGCCCGATGGCTCTTGGGCAGAGCGCAGGGAACCAGCGGGCTACGGCTTCTCCGGTGTATGCAATGAGCGCCGATGCCGGTAAGGGAGCAATGCCGGGAGCGCCGGCTTTCGTGGCCGGCGCCGCCCGGCCTCTGGGCAAGGGTGCGGCACGCCCCTGGGTAAAGCTCGACCGTGACGGCAACCCGACGGCCATCGGCGTGACCTTCGATGAAGCGGCGCTCGACGGCCTGCCCACAGACCTTCCGCATGGCCAGCACGGCACGGAGCACGTGCTTGCGCTGCCGCCGCAGGCCGCGCCGTTCGATCACATCATGATCAATTGGAACCCGCACGGGCACGAGCCCGACAATATCTACACGGTCCAACACTTTGACTTTCACTTTTACTTGATCAGCGAGCAGGAGCGCACCAGCATCACGGCACAGGGCGACGACCTGATCAAGACAAAGCGACGTCCGTCAGCCGAGTTTGTGCCCGAAGGCTATGTCTACGCGCCCGATTCGGAAGTGCCGCAGATGGGGGCGCACTGGATCGATCCCCTATCGCACGAGTTCCACGGGCAGGCGTTCACCAAGACCATGCTCTACGGCAGCTATGACGGGCGAATCATCTTTGTCGAGCCGATGATCACCAGGGCTTACCTGTTGACGAAGCCGAATATGACCGAGCCGATCAAGCTGCCGGCGCGCTACGCAAAGCCGGGTTACTACCCGACGCAGTACAGCATCAAGTACGACGCGGAGAAGAAGGAATACACGGTTTCTATTGAAGGCATGACCCGGCGCTAA
- a CDS encoding DUF1206 domain-containing protein codes for MAKGKTSRKPVQSWIERLARFGYATKGAVYILIGVLAVFAALSSGGQVTDTRGAFHAIYSEPFGQALLGAVAVGLAAYALWRIAQAIADAEGKGKDLKGMAIRFGYACSGLLHAGLAFSAARLLFGEHQQNSEQEHKERAAQVIHLPFGALLVGLAGAGFIGFGAYQIYKGYKCKFRKRLEVSAMSKREERWVMRVGQYGLAARGVVFGIIGYYLIHAALQYDPAEVRGISGALQTLAAQPFGKVLLGVTAAGLAFYGLYMLVEAKYHRIRTS; via the coding sequence ATGGCAAAAGGCAAGACTTCAAGAAAGCCCGTGCAGTCATGGATCGAGCGCCTCGCGCGTTTCGGCTATGCGACGAAGGGCGCGGTTTACATCCTGATTGGCGTGCTCGCCGTGTTCGCCGCGCTCAGTTCGGGCGGGCAGGTGACCGACACGCGCGGCGCGTTCCACGCCATCTACTCAGAGCCATTTGGACAGGCGTTGCTCGGCGCGGTGGCCGTCGGGCTTGCGGCCTACGCCCTCTGGCGGATTGCCCAGGCCATCGCCGACGCCGAAGGCAAGGGCAAAGATTTGAAGGGCATGGCGATACGATTCGGCTACGCATGCAGCGGCCTGCTGCACGCCGGACTGGCCTTCAGCGCCGCGCGGCTCCTGTTCGGCGAGCATCAGCAGAATAGCGAGCAAGAGCACAAGGAGCGCGCCGCGCAGGTCATTCACCTGCCTTTCGGAGCCTTGCTCGTCGGCCTGGCCGGCGCGGGCTTTATCGGCTTCGGGGCCTACCAGATTTACAAAGGTTACAAATGCAAGTTCCGCAAGCGGCTCGAAGTCAGCGCCATGAGCAAACGTGAAGAGCGATGGGTGATGCGCGTCGGCCAGTACGGGCTGGCGGCGCGTGGCGTCGTCTTCGGCATCATCGGTTATTACCTGATCCACGCGGCGCTGCAATACGACCCTGCCGAAGTGCGCGGCATCAGCGGCGCGTTACAAACGCTCGCCGCGCAGCCATTCGGCAAGGTGTTGCTCGGCGTCACCGCTGCCGGGCTGGCCTTCTACGGACTCTACATGCTGGTCGAAGCCAAGTATCATCGCATCCGCACGAGCTGA
- a CDS encoding transporter substrate-binding domain-containing protein, with protein MKRYQSLLPLILAALACGFCAGCKRHPSTPTLEALDPIDRRSDLPISAPIQRDLADIQAGGTLTVLAPYNSTSYFIYRGEPFGYEYELLQQFTREQGLQLKMVVVTDMKSIYSLLNSGDGDIAAGRLVPTPEDAGRVAFTHALYRTEPALVQQEAPPARAGKGAEKALEPGPADPTPEIDIQARLVNQPSELAGQKVTVPEKSPYHRTLVELADQISGDITVVEMGGEIQDEALAQKVARGEVQFTVMQNNLAELKEAEFKNLKVRPIIGRSHSVTWAVRKNAPALLSRLNDWIERKQNGSLFDRLYQKYFIDRRSYLERVQSKYLTSQTGKLCEYDDLLKHYGAELNWDWRMLASQAFQESRFKPDARSWAGATGLLQLMPATAKQYGVQNLLDPEENVQGAVKFLKWLAHYWEDRIPDEQERLKFILASYNCGPGHVDDAQRLTEKYGGNPKSWEDVSYWLLQKSSHQYSTDPVVRFGFCRGLEPVNYVTFILERYNHYKQFVTG; from the coding sequence ATGAAGAGATACCAAAGCCTGTTGCCGTTGATCCTGGCGGCACTCGCCTGTGGCTTCTGCGCCGGCTGCAAGCGTCACCCGTCCACACCGACCCTGGAAGCTCTCGACCCGATAGACCGGCGTTCCGACTTACCCATCAGCGCGCCCATTCAGAGGGACCTGGCCGACATCCAGGCCGGCGGCACACTGACCGTCCTCGCCCCCTACAATTCGACCTCCTATTTCATCTACCGGGGCGAGCCGTTCGGCTACGAATACGAGTTGCTTCAGCAATTCACCAGAGAGCAGGGCTTGCAGTTGAAGATGGTCGTCGTGACCGACATGAAGAGCATCTATTCGCTGCTCAACAGCGGCGACGGCGACATCGCCGCCGGGCGGCTGGTGCCGACCCCTGAAGACGCAGGCCGGGTCGCTTTCACGCATGCGCTCTACCGCACAGAGCCGGCGCTGGTGCAGCAAGAAGCGCCACCGGCGCGGGCCGGCAAGGGCGCCGAGAAGGCACTCGAACCGGGACCCGCGGACCCGACCCCTGAGATAGACATACAGGCGCGTCTGGTCAACCAGCCATCGGAGCTGGCCGGGCAGAAGGTCACGGTGCCTGAGAAGTCACCCTACCACCGGACGCTGGTCGAGCTGGCCGATCAAATCTCCGGCGACATCACCGTCGTCGAGATGGGCGGCGAGATTCAGGACGAGGCGCTGGCGCAGAAGGTGGCGCGCGGCGAGGTGCAGTTCACGGTCATGCAAAATAACCTGGCCGAGCTGAAAGAAGCCGAGTTCAAGAACCTCAAGGTGCGCCCCATCATCGGGCGCTCGCACAGCGTCACCTGGGCAGTGCGGAAAAACGCGCCGGCCTTATTGAGCAGGCTGAACGACTGGATCGAGCGGAAGCAGAACGGCTCGCTGTTCGACCGTCTCTACCAGAAATATTTCATTGATCGCCGCAGCTACCTGGAGCGCGTCCAGAGTAAGTACCTGACCTCGCAGACCGGCAAGCTCTGCGAATACGACGACCTGTTGAAGCACTATGGGGCAGAGCTGAACTGGGACTGGCGGATGCTGGCCTCGCAAGCCTTCCAGGAGTCGCGCTTCAAGCCCGACGCGCGCTCCTGGGCGGGCGCGACCGGGCTGCTGCAACTGATGCCGGCAACGGCTAAACAGTATGGCGTACAGAACCTGCTCGACCCGGAGGAGAACGTGCAGGGGGCCGTCAAGTTCCTCAAGTGGCTGGCGCACTACTGGGAGGACCGCATCCCGGACGAGCAGGAGCGGCTGAAGTTCATCCTGGCGTCCTACAACTGCGGCCCCGGCCACGTTGACGACGCGCAACGCCTGACCGAAAAGTACGGCGGCAACCCGAAGTCGTGGGAAGATGTCTCTTACTGGCTGCTACAGAAGTCGTCGCACCAATACTCGACCGACCCGGTGGTGCGGTTCGGCTTCTGTCGCGGGCTTGAGCCGGTCAATTACGTGACCTTCATTCTCGAACGTTACAATCATTACAAACAGTTCGTTACCGGCTGA